The DNA sequence TTTCTCCAAGATATTTTTTACTctagaaaattatttcaacaGATGAAAGCTAAATATCAATTTTTATGATAATCAGATTTGTTATTATGGGGGCATCTACTAAAGAAGAACCAGTTCTATGTAATTTGTTAAGACACTTCAGTTACCTGAACCCAGACTCTAATCCAAAAAGTGTTTTAAGAAACTCTAAGCTGAAACATTCCACACCTTCACTATCCTTACAGGAACATGGGACTTTGACTTTCTCCTATTTAAATTCCTTATAAAACCTTATTCTCCAAATTCACAATTGTACATATGTTGCTGTTGTCTTATTTTCCCAAATCTGCCTAAACCTTTGGCTCTTCAAAGTTTTCCAGCACTGCCTAGACTTCCTTCTCTGATCCCACTGATGACACAAATTGCTCCAGCTTCATTCCATCCTTAGCCTCATTTATGCCTTCTCCTTGCAACCCACCACAGCCAAATAATGCCATCCTGTTGTAGGACCACACTGGCTCATGCAGATCACTTCCACATGGATCTGACTGTATGTGAGcttcagtgccacccctgcaaATTCACAGGATCTTCAACAGAGCTAGGACTGTGCTGGCAACACTCTCCTCTACCAAACAGCTTTGGTGAGGAGTCTGAGGCTACACACAGCAAAGCATGGATTTGCAAGAAGTACTCTAACAACTGTTTTTCTGTGTAAGTGAAGTGCATGAATACACAACATTCCCTTAATATTTAAGGCTGCCTGATATGTGTAGTACTTCTGCAGCCAGGGAACTGAAAGGACATGACTTAAAAGATCTTTTGCTATGGTGCTCTCATATTTGCATTACACATTTACAGCTGGATCCATGCAATTTAAGGGTTCTCAGTACAGCGCCGAACAGTATTCTTTATTTAGTTCAGAAATTTGGATACATGGTTACTACATTAAATAAAGATCCTTATTTTCTTGAGAAAGCGAAGTAAAAAACAGGAATCCAAGCACAGCCCTCAGGCATGTATTCAACAGGCCTATGACAAAACTAACCTCTGTGGTTTTCATCACCATGTCAGCATTCTAAACAATTCAAGCATATGGTTCAGCAAGCAAGTTCCCATGTTATTCAAAAGaaagatagaaagaaaacacagaaaaatctgtAAAATCACACACTattcagttcttctttcaggTGCTCGCCACTGGACTCTACCAACACCTTACCCTACCAGGCTCCTTGTGGTGTCATAACCCTCGACAGAAACATGAATACCATCTGACATATTGTTAAAGGTTCAAGGCACGTCAGTGTGTTAACTGTAACATCACCTGTCCATCAGCACAGGGACAAATTATAACAGGTCAACCAGAAGGGCAGATTTCTGGCAATGAAGACCAACTACATTtgcagaaaaccaaaaaaaacaacaaacaaactaaCTCAATCAactaaaaaatcccaaccaaatTTTTACCAATACTGAGATGTGTCAAGAACTACCATGTGCTGTATTGTTCTAATATTCCAAGACAAAGGCTTCTGAAGAGATGGTCCCACTGAACTCCTAGATTTCATTTGCCTAAAGAATGCTCTAATTTGAAGAATAAACACCACCACTTTGGTTTCTATATCCAGGAGGTGTAGCCATACtcaagcagcacagcaaggtTACACCTGTTGGTCAGTATAATTACCATCACAGTTCTCCAGCTGCCTGGTTACAATCTGCATCTGCTGTGCTCGAAGACCTTTCAATCCTTTGGCAGCATACATGTGCTGGGTAACTGGCCTCAATCCTTCCATTAGACacatctcttcctcctcctgatCAGAGAGGTATCCTGGTGGACTGGGCACGCCATCCAGGGTCACAATGAACTTGGGACTAGCAGGTTTCTCTGGCTGTGCAAGCTGGTCTCTGTCAAACAAAGAAATGTAgtaaattcacattttctgacTCGAGAGGTTTGAGTGAATGTGAGCTGTGGTAGTGAGTGAAAGTAGTACAAGCTAATCAATAGGGAGTTGAGCAGTAACAGACATTCTTTTAGCAATTACTGGTAATGCACTCCAGTTAGCAGTTGGACTTCTAGTCTCCCTTGAGGCACTAATAAGAACTACAGCTCTAGGTACAAATTCAGTCTGTTGCATTCTGCTCAACAGTCAGATCCAAAAGCTGTGGATCCAAAAGCTATTTACAAACAGTCAATCCTGTGGAATTTGCAGTTTTgaggcagaaaaagagagcaaataCCACTCTTGGAATTACAAACCTTTTAACACACCAAATGTGTGTCTCCTCAAAATTACTGAAAAGCACATTATGAAACAAGTGGTGTAAAAGTTTTTAGAACTAGGATGAGAGAATTGCAATACTGGTACTAAGAACCTTGACACTCAGCCAGACTAAAAGGTCAGACACCAACAGCCTAGTGTCCTGTATCTGACAGTAGTCAGCATGGATAAGAAGCAGCATTAAAACAGGGAACACATACATTTTCTCCAACCTTTCACCATCCCATCCATTTCACCAGAGGGATTTCCTGAATGACAAGTGATTCTAAGTATTGGAGAACTGTGGAGTTCTCATCTTAGACAACCAGCAATGGAATAACCTTTGCTTCCCTATGAAGTGAGGCTAAAAGCAACTACACTGTATAATGGACAGAAACCAGAATGTGAAAAACACCATGAGCTAGAACTTTCAGACTGAAGCAGTCAGAAACTGACCTATTCACATGGAAAAATGTACCTCTCTCCTATAGCAGAGTCACAGCTTTCAACTGTGATATTGCCAGGTTATCCTTTTCGGTTTGTTAGCTcagtgttggttttgttttcaattaACACAGGCTGCTGAAAGCCACTCACAGAAAGGAAACACCAGCAGCTTCTCAAGCACAGCAGCCCAGGTGATGAAGTTCATCATGCTGTTCAGAGTGGCTTTAACTTGTAACAGGTAGGACTATTTATTACCTGGAACTTTGTTTGAAGCTGACATGAACTTGAAGCTTCTCCTGGTCAAACTCTCCAGTAAGGAGCCTTAAATCATTGTCCAGGATTCACCACACTCAATACTATGTTAAAAGATGTTTCTTAAGAAATGTAATCCAAGGGTGAAACAGGTATAAAACTAAAGGCAATTTAAGCAAAATGGTTACTTGACTAAGATTTCAGAAATCAGAACAGAAGAGCAGTACTTCAGCTCTTTCTTTCATGCAAATCGATGACTTGCTCAAGCTACAGTTGACCCTACAATTATTTTTCTAGAGAAGGAAGGCTTTTTGcccctgctttttttcttctactaTTCAAAGTCAATCCATTTTGCATGATTTCACACCTCCTGACTGACCTGACAAAGCACAAGTCTGACCAAAGGGCTCCATCTAAACCTCAAACAAGCAATTTGACTAGCAACCCCCCTAAATGCAGTAGCTTTTCACCGTGTCTGTATGAGACGCGCTGAGTGAACTCGCACGGCCTCTGTGCCcttcttccccagctgctgattCTGTGGCGCCATCTCCTCTGACAACCTGGGCTTCTTCAGGATGAACGAGCGAGTATCCGAGTGCACCAGAGACTCTGGGTCACAGTAATCTGCATTGGGAGAAAATTACATAGAAAAGAGTAAAATAAGGTGGCAGTTGTACTCTTATAGCATATTCCTAATATCAATTTAGATGGTCACTAAGCTAATCttactttgttttaattttttcccagtAGTTTCCAGTAAACATTTTTACTTTCCTGTTAATTTCACAGGGGTGGATCCACAGAAGCCATAAGCCATATTAGGTCAGATCAGGAATTTTCTAAGTGGAATGGCTATGCTGAAACAGCACCGAAGGGGTGCAATCTCCCTCCCCCTCCAAATCTCTCATCCTCTGAACAGCTACTAATGTAATGCACTCATTCCTTAGAGATGTAGAAACTAGGTAATTGTAGAAATCAGTATAATTAATTGAAAAGGAGTATCTTAACATTCACTGGCCAGTAATACTAGGTTTGAAAATAAAAGATCACGAGACTTAACCCTGAGACACTTGCAAGGCATCTTCAATCATAGGATCAATCTGAAGCCGACAAGAGAGCTCCTTTTGTTcaattcctaaaaaaaacccagcaataAGAAGCATATTTAACATCATCTCAACATGAAACTATAGATTAGAGAACTGAGGCACACTCTCTTAATTCTtttgataaaaaaaatcaacaataaaaacattcacacttttaacattttaaaagtaattttcattattatgCTGAACCCTTTTCCCATTGTTTCAGGAACAGTAACATGGCAAAATCTAAGCACTGTAGGACACTACTCGTTCCCATAATCACTGCTCAGTACAAATGAGGTCTGTGGGCACAGCAATTGATGAAGGCCAAGTTCCTCCTCCTCATTTGTAGAAGAGTTGGCCATTCAGAAatcacacacagaggaaagcaaGTAGCAAGGGACTACTTTACAATCTTCTTAAAAGAGCAAATCAGAGCAGCACTGTTCtacatttatttttgctttctgtaCATTTTCATAAGCAAGCTGTCATTTCCATTTCAATGGCAAAAGAGTGAAAATATTTGGCATAATTATTTTCTGTGCATTAATTCAAAGGCTGATAAAACTTTTTCTCACATACTTTGAGGTGGCAGAAAGATTCCAAATACATTTATATTAGGAATAAGCAActgcaaaaatctttttaaaatgaTGAATATTTACCGTTCCTTTACAATGATCATAGGATGATGTAACAAAAATCTTACTCAAAACCAAATTTGATTCATTATCCAAATATCTAAACACTTAGCAAGTATCAACTAAGTACTTgttatagaaatattttttctcctgtcttACTTCTATGATTCCTTGTGACTAACAAAGACAATCCCCCATCCTCTATAAGAAAACCATGCTGAAAAAGCACTTTGACTGCCTTTAGGAGATTCAAAACAGAAGTAAAAACCAAAGCTGACACAGTTAGCCTGGTATCAGCTGTCCTGTAAGAGCAAATAGAGTATTCTTatatttaaactgaaaaataaaacactatAACCATTTGTGTGGAAACCATGTGTTCAAAGAATCTTTTAATACTTCATATGCTGGAAAATTGTTTCAAATACTCTAGAGAATCTTCACTCTCACTTAAGCTTTGTGACAGAATTACTCCTACAAGATACTAAGGAAAATATGcaaaggatgaggaaaagaGAAGCTATCCAAATGTAAGTGCTTATGCAAAATAATTCTTCAGTGACATGCCACAGAGCTGTAACATTATTTGCTTACTGATTAAATCCCCTGAGTTTGTGTGTTTGGATACATGTCTATCTGACAGCCATGCTTTTGAAAGCTGGATGGTCTTCAGGGCAGTTCTGCATGCAACTTCTGAtgcagttttaaaaattaaaagcattcCTTTATTTTTCGCTGCTCAGCTTGTAAAATGATATTCCCTAGAATAAATTCTTGAAAAATATTATCAGATGACCTTGAATTTCTTCAACTGTCTGCTCCTTTGACTCTTCTACTTGAAGCTGAGAACTCAGAACAGGCAGTCTGCTTTGCACATGAATCACTTCTAACTGTGATTCTTCTGGGCTAATTCGAGTTCTTGGTGCAACTGGAACAGTTTGTTTCTGTGGAACTTTAAACAGAGAAACAATGGTAAATCATTTACATACTACCCAATCCCACAATAGTACTGTTTTTAGATCTATTATGCTAAAATAACTCTCACAAAttcctacacacacacaaaatcccAAGTGTCTGTCTCCACAAAAAGCACCTTTAGCTATCTGTAAAATTCTTATTGTTCTAGTGTATTTGTGCATGTGCACAGAGCACCCTGAGTGGCACCTCAGAACTCCTAAGACAAAACAGCATGAGAAGGATTACAGTGACAACAGCAAAGCACTCGTTCAGCCACTTCTACATATAATTAACATGGTACTTTCTGACAGTTTTGAAATCACTTTTCATTCCATCTTTCATATAAATAATCATGGAACATCCATATGTCTCTTCATATGATGCTAGCTACCCTTTGCTGAAGTGCTTGCAAATAGAATAGAACAAAGAAATGGCAGCAGATTCATAGGATCACTTAGGTTCAAAAAGACCCTCTCCCTCATTTATGCTTTTATAATTCATCACTGAACATCAATGCAATGAAACAGGACACAGTAAATCCCTCAAGTATAACTGACTTGCTATTTAGCTTTCTGTCTTATCTCTAAGCGCTTTCTTTAGCTTGGATTTATACAAGAGAATTTGGAAATATCACAGATTAACACAAGCAAAATCAATGCTAATTACCAGTGGAATAATTGGTTGTTTTTGTAACTGATTCCTGTGCTTCAGAGATTGCTTTCAGTATTAAATTCTTATTGGCCTGTTTTGAAGGTGGCAATGAAGGTctaagggaaataaaaaaaaattaatcagacATGGATTGCACAGCAACAGTATCCATGTTAAAGACAGTTATTTCAACAGGAAAAATATTAACAGAAATCACCTACAATTATTTTATCCAAAACAGTTTTCAGTTAATCTATTATCTCATAGATGGGGATCCACAAAACACTCTAAAAAATGGAAGCCCAGATGTGTGATTTCACCTCTCAAGCTGCTGTAAAACCATGCTACATATGAAAGGCACTCTCTGCCATTAATTTTTTCCAACCTCTGCCCACCACTTATCTCTTGTTATGTTTGTGCTGGCACCAATAACTATGCAGCCATACTGAGAAATATGATCCAGCTGCATAATTAGAATGACTCTATCAAAAACATATTATTTGTAAAAAAAggttttcttcttgtctttaaCATCAACAATAAGGAAGCTTAAATCAGACCAATGTGCTGTGGTACTGAAGATAAATTAAATACAGTATATTAGCTTACAATAAATATTATACAAGCTAGCACTGTAGGTCAGTAGAACCATCTCTTCTCTAGTTAATATGTTCTTACTCTATTGTTAAAAATCAGATACAAAAGCTATGTATTTTGACTAATGCCTGACACTTAGAATTAGGgagcagaaaaaaaggaaaaacctctGAAGACTGTTTGAAAAGTTGAAATCACCGTAAAGAACAAGTGATAACTGGTTtgaaaaaaattcctgaaaataaatcaaattacTGAAAAATCATTTTACCACAATAAATACCTGGTCTGAAACATGTCAACATTCATGTTCTTCTGCCAGTAAACTTCACCCAAATAATGTAAAAATTCACACTCCATTGCATCTTACATGCAATAATGAAAAGAGGTTACAAAATCAAAGGCAAAAGTGTGGCATAAACAGGCATCTCATCCATAGAGTTCTGAGATAGtacaaaaaatataaaaaaattgtttactAAATTTTGTCTGTCAATTCTTGAAAGTGCAAACTGATTTTCCCCACTTCCAAAGTTTTCATTCATGATACTAATTCTTGAAAACTCAGAAACACTGAGATCTTCAGTACCTTCTTTCTGgctttgcaggcacagacacactgctggAGATGCTTCCTGTTCGCAATCCATagtcttcttcttcctcttcgtCCTCTCCATCATTACAGAACTTTTTCACTTTGACCACCGAGCTTACAACAGGCAGCCGTCTCTTCCTGGAGTTTTCCTCCTACAACGCACAGAGCAGGCATAACGGCTCATTTAGCAGAAACCAGCAAAGAAAGCACTGCAATTCCACCTGGAGCCAGCAGATGGAGAACTTCCCTTCCAGTTGGACAAGAGACTGCTCTGGGTAATGTGAAAATCAGACACATTTACACTGAAACATCTCACtggaaattaaaatgtaaacaccacttaggaaaaaataagaaaaaaatctctcaaGTACAGAAAAATTATCCAACGCCTACAGAAAACCAGGGTTTTCCAAAGAAATTTATAGTACTCGTCTGATGAGTATGTTGAAAGactgagagagagaaaagtgAAATCACCATAAATTACTTTCTTCCTCTGTATCAACTCTAATTTCAGACAGGTGTAACGCCTCATTTTAAGCAAGAAAACTACATATTTCAAAAGATGCTAATTGTTACACACAGTCAGAATGGTCCAGTTTAGATAGTGTAAGGTCCCTATTGTCTCTTCTGGACATTATTCATGCAACAGTAACAGAAGAAAAGTATCACAAGACCTTTTTTGAACATTTCCAAGGCGAGATGTTCCAGACATTCATCAATGATTTATGTACATTAAATAAATCACTATATTCTCATttgctcttctccattctcaaAAACTAAGACACCACAATGTATCTTTGTAAAGCATTCTGGATTTCCAAGTAAAATTCATTATCCTTTATACAAAATTAAGCAGTGGCAAAGACAGGGAACTTTAGGAGCTGCAATAAACATAGATGCACTTGCAACACAAGGTTTGTAAGATCATTACAACATTAGTAGCCATAACTACCTTCATTCCTCTCAAAAAAGGCTCTTCATTCACACAGATAGTCTATCAGCTAGGACTACCACCCTGACTGGCTTAGCTTGGCCTCCAAAGTACTTAGGGCAGCAATCATCTTTTAGTTTATCCTTGTACAACATCCATCCCAAAGAATTCTTAACTGACATGGTTCTCAAGAGAATAGTAATAATAatcctcatcatcatcaatGTATCTGGGTTAATAAACAGCATACCAAAAATCCTGATTTACAAGACTCTGTAAAGCTGGGGCTATATACATATCACTTAGGGAAAATCATGCTTATTCAATGAGCTTAAGATCAGAATTATAATTTCTGATTCATCATATGCACCTCAACAATGTGCTAACCTGTTAGTCCAAGCCAGTATGGCATGAagatgaatatggtaattaaccctgaaatgcagcaagcTCTCAGATAATGATGTCAAATTATGCAATCTGTTTTTACCAGTGGACTCAAAGGATGAAATCTCAAACCTGGTACCAGTGACAGAAGTCTTTTGATTTCTCGGAGGTCAAGATTTTACTGAAGCATACATAGCAATTCAGGTTCCTAACAAGAATAGAGTTTCGCAATAGTTTAGGTTGTACCAACCTCACTGCCCACTTTATCAGCACCGAGTTTGGAGGTGGGTCTGTGACCTTCTGCTAAGCTGCCAAATGCTTCTGGATTGCACAGCTGGCCTGTTTCCAGAGACCTGCAGCCTTGTGTGTCTAACTGGCGGCTCCCCTgcaggctgccctgctgagacAATCTGGGCACGTGAACGTTTCCATCTGCACTCCTGACAGCTGGGGGCCGGTAGATCTCGGCCGAGGGACGAGAGGAACCGTAAGTCACAGTCACAATGGGTTTCTTCCGGGACAAAGGATTCTCCTGCACAAAGTTTAGGTCTTCATCAATTAGATCATCTGGTTCAGGTTTAATGTCAATTACAGCTTCAGAAGGTGACAATTCCCTCAAAGGCTTGACCGTAGATGTTAAGCGGGATGCAGAACCATCTTCACAAGACTGCctgattaaaaaagaaatcaccaACTATTATCTGCAAGTCAAGTCCTGAAAAATGAGAATTGTCTTTTAATCAAGAATTATTAATGTATTACTGTTTATACAAATTTAACACACTGATATTTTTCAGTTTGATTAATTAATCTAGGTCCTAATCTAATCTTTAAGCTAAGTTGCTTAAAGAGCTGAGTTCTGActtaatggttttttttttacaacaaATTGTAGCAATGCTTCACTCTTCAAAAGTACTTGTATCTTTCCAAGTGTCTGTACTCTTTAGAATGGCTATTACACTCACACAACTACTGGTGTCTGAAGGTGTGTTAGGAAGTAGCCAGCAGCCTCACCTGGCAGCAGTGTTCCTCTGCTCCTGTGAGCTGGTTGAAACTCTGGAATCATTTCTTTCAGTCCGAGTGCTTGACACTGCAAGAGGGGGCAAGATATCGTCCCGCCTCCTCTCATCACTCACACATGAGCTGCTTTTGCTGGGAGGCACGCTGCTCTCAAAGATATTCAATTCTGAAGATTTTACACTGGTTGGTTCTGTGGAGACAGGTACCTTTCACTTTTACATTAaaccacagaaacaaaaaaataacgAAACAGACAAGATATTTTTACAACTCAGACATATAATACTAGACAGAAAAAATAAGCCTCCCTTCActcaaaatttaattttcttactTACCAGTAGTCACGGACCGCAGCTTATCCAAAACACCATGGAGCCTGAAATAGACAGCAGACAGGGAAggaagcaaaagagaaaaaggagaattaAAAAACCTTAACTTACATTCAGACTGATAAAGACAGAGATATCTGTCTAGAGCTAGATAGAAACTGATCATTTTTTGGAAACCCACTGCCTTTCCACCCTTAAGACTTCACTTTCCATCAACCAGAGTATGTTTAACCTCAAAAGGGAGGCTTGAAGTACCTTGCCTCCAATGTGTCTTGCACATGCAGGCAGAGTATTCATCACATCATCTACTTCTGGCATTTAGTTGGTTTACATATTCAAAGCCAGTACTATCCACCTTTCACTACAATCAATGGAGTTAAGTATCAAAAAGATTGATTCAAAAAACCTAAGTCAGAAGCCTAAAGCATAGCCTAAAATTTTACTTTGTATATGAAACTTTAATTACACAGTAGAGTTAAACATAATTGAAAATACAAACTCAAACAGTATATAACtgtttcatatatatatatatatatatagtatgtAAGACTCTCAGGATTCTCCCACCATGCTTTGTATATACCAACATACTCTGAGATGTGTTGGTGAGCAAAAATATCTCAGCAAATTACCAAATCTGCCCTTTGCTGTGAAAAAGGCACTAAGCTGAAGTAACACAAAAAACTATGTGGCTTTAAGGCTGCTCAAAAATAAACAGATATTACagtgagaagaaagaaaaaaccgcAACACTTAAACTCATATCTTCCTTGGAATTCAAACCTGATAATGTGCAATTCCATAATTTTGGCTGAATATTTGAAATGAGCTAAGGGATAAGAACAAATTGCAAAGGCTGCATGTGGGTATAATGAAGGCTTATACTTGTTCTCCTTGTGAGCTTTCACTAGAACACTTGTCAGCTGAGCTCTGGAGATGCAGATCAGTTTTCACACTGACCTCAGAATATCTGATCTGACACTTGGTTCAGAGCAAGAAGTGGTGGCCAACCAGCAGGATTGCCAAGTTTGTCACAATTGCTGTGAAACTTTTGCCAGAAGGCCCAAAATTACCAGCTACAGACACAAAACAAGGAAGGCAGATCTTGCTGAGTACTGCATTTCAGCAACATTTAAGAACATATACATTCTGAGTTGCCTTTAGAAGAAGTAAAAGCATATAAAACTCACAGCTACGATGCTATGTAACACTTTTCCACTAGTTCCCTTACAGCTTATTCACAGGTTTCATCTTGTCTTCTTTTCCATCCTTCTTTTCACCAATACCTACTTTGGTACCTGATAGAGCACTCTTAACACTGAgtttgtatttatatataaatatatatatatatatataaaatgataATGACTTAGGGTTAAAACAGTCACTACATTTAACATTTAAGCAGGTTTCAAAACCAGCTGGTGGTATACGAGCATATAGTCAATACATCATTtacaatataaatatataaaatgatCTTGATTTCTTTGGTGAAATTTGCTTTCTCtacatatttattatttttaaatttcatttacaAAACCCTGAAAGTGTTTTCTGCTACACTATTTTTTACTGCATATCAGGATTCAGTCAAAACCGTAGTACAGGAGCTACATCCTCATCCACTTGTGTAAACTTCACTGATCTG is a window from the Zonotrichia albicollis isolate bZonAlb1 chromosome 6, bZonAlb1.hap1, whole genome shotgun sequence genome containing:
- the ZC3H14 gene encoding zinc finger CCCH domain-containing protein 14 isoform X1; translation: MEIGTEISRKIRGAIKGKLQELGAYVDEELPDYIMVMVANKKSQEQMTEDLSLFLGNNTVRFTVWLHGVLDKLRSVTTEPTSVKSSELNIFESSVPPSKSSSCVSDERRRDDILPPLAVSSTRTERNDSRVSTSSQEQRNTAARQSCEDGSASRLTSTVKPLRELSPSEAVIDIKPEPDDLIDEDLNFVQENPLSRKKPIVTVTYGSSRPSAEIYRPPAVRSADGNVHVPRLSQQGSLQGSRQLDTQGCRSLETGQLCNPEAFGSLAEGHRPTSKLGADKVGSEEENSRKRRLPVVSSVVKVKKFCNDGEDEEEEEDYGLRTGSISSSVSVPAKPERRPSLPPSKQANKNLILKAISEAQESVTKTTNYSTVPQKQTVPVAPRTRISPEESQLEVIHVQSRLPVLSSQLQVEESKEQTVEEIQGIEQKELSCRLQIDPMIEDALQVSQDYCDPESLVHSDTRSFILKKPRLSEEMAPQNQQLGKKGTEAVRVHSARLIQTRDQLAQPEKPASPKFIVTLDGVPSPPGYLSDQEEEEMCLMEGLRPVTQHMYAAKGLKGLRAQQMQIVTRQLENCDVEMEDLSMLQKQEKVLERCKYWPACKNGDECVYHHPTLPCKVFPNCKFADKCLFIHPNCKYDAKCTKPDCPYTHASRRTPHPSPKPAPLPTLSVPSSSPLCKFFPACKKMECPFYHPKHCRFNTQCTRPDCTFYHPTVAVPPRHALKWTRTQASE
- the ZC3H14 gene encoding zinc finger CCCH domain-containing protein 14 isoform X2, with product MVMVANKKSQEQMTEDLSLFLGNNTVRFTVWLHGVLDKLRSVTTEPTSVKSSELNIFESSVPPSKSSSCVSDERRRDDILPPLAVSSTRTERNDSRVSTSSQEQRNTAARQSCEDGSASRLTSTVKPLRELSPSEAVIDIKPEPDDLIDEDLNFVQENPLSRKKPIVTVTYGSSRPSAEIYRPPAVRSADGNVHVPRLSQQGSLQGSRQLDTQGCRSLETGQLCNPEAFGSLAEGHRPTSKLGADKVGSEEENSRKRRLPVVSSVVKVKKFCNDGEDEEEEEDYGLRTGSISSSVSVPAKPERRPSLPPSKQANKNLILKAISEAQESVTKTTNYSTVPQKQTVPVAPRTRISPEESQLEVIHVQSRLPVLSSQLQVEESKEQTVEEIQGIEQKELSCRLQIDPMIEDALQVSQDYCDPESLVHSDTRSFILKKPRLSEEMAPQNQQLGKKGTEAVRVHSARLIQTRDQLAQPEKPASPKFIVTLDGVPSPPGYLSDQEEEEMCLMEGLRPVTQHMYAAKGLKGLRAQQMQIVTRQLENCDVEMEDLSMLQKQEKVLERCKYWPACKNGDECVYHHPTLPCKVFPNCKFADKCLFIHPNCKYDAKCTKPDCPYTHASRRTPHPSPKPAPLPTLSVPSSSPLCKFFPACKKMECPFYHPKHCRFNTQCTRPDCTFYHPTVAVPPRHALKWTRTQASE